Genomic window (Diabrotica undecimpunctata isolate CICGRU chromosome 6, icDiaUnde3, whole genome shotgun sequence):
tgtcactattgcaacaagcaattgcacagcgtactttgaaaaaggtacaaaaccagatatacaatggcaaataaaaactttcagttttacaaaaaatactatacagtataaataaatagtaactaaacaccatttgtataaagacacatatataagcatatatctaaattatttttctattataaaatagatgactcagtcagtattgagatactttaaaatatatttattatctcataacttgcaatagtcaccattgataaccgatattattgttgaacttttgtttttatacaagctttctgtcttgccggtgtaaagtcgtctgaagtcgatatttattgtgttttgcgtttgaactaatttgtgtcttattttcatattattatattgtttgataagtaaattttgcatatagtAATCGgcaggttatagtaatgtgtatattttttatttcactaaatttcattataactcatctaaaataccatattgaattgtaaaacagatttttctctattgtactctattttgtttttatttcagtaaaactgcttggaagtgagtgacagtgaatcagaataagcaaatctactactatttacctattcacagtatttcctctgcagaaaatttttaaatttcaagggatttgcatacaaaaagagtactttttgtatgcaaatttttctctattgtactctattttgtttttatttcagtaaaactgcttggaagtgagtgacagtgaatcagaataagcaaatctactactatttacctattcacagtatttcctctgcagaaaatttttaaatttcaagggatttgcatacaaaaagagtacttatattattagtatatgtatgaaaacaaaaataaatatttagcctgaatctctaggagaagtaaaggttttacgctactgaaaatatattttttattcaattataaccaaaacaaaacatttaaaaaaaaattagatcactttttaaccataatttcaaaattaatgtgtacgttaagctgtaataatggattcgaggtggttcaggcgatcttaactacgtcacactcctgggccagctgtcaaatgtcatgcgcaatatcataccttgtgtattcattgtaccatgcaaTACACTGTGAAAATACTTTgataccatggtacaatgaatacacatttGATACTACTAAATGCACTATTCTGGTTTTAAAGCAAAAATTTAACGGTTTAAAGCTTTGTACATGTCtagaaaataatggaaaacttgaATGTAACAACACAAGACTTTATGCAGATTTGTCGCAGTTGCCTTTCTAGAAATAATTTGTCTCCAATAAACCAAAATAGTATAAACATATTTGATAAAATTGCCGATGTAAAGGTGAGTAGATATAATATGGGTTCAGTTAAAAattagtaatttgtaaaattaaagtcATGAGGTGTAATATCACAAAAGTattaaaatagcttcagaacaatatatccCATATTTGTTGAGAATTCATGGCCAACTGAGGAAGACAATACAGTGCAGACACAATTATATTTCATACATTGGGCTTTGCTTTATTAGCAAATTCGCAATTTTTTTTCCCATTTTACTATATGTAGCAGTTTTGCAGAATTACATTTTTTAGGACTACTTCtattattatttgaaaatgtataatatattattttttagatagATCTGAATGAAGAATTGCCAAAACAATTATGTAATGAGTGTCTCACGAAAACAAACAGCATTTCTTCCTTTATACAGACAGTAAAAAATAGTGATGTATATATTCGACAAATATATGAAAGCAGTAAGCAGATCAATTTCTCTCAACAGATTGATGATCATGAATCAGATATTAGTTGTGATGCTGACCaagatatattttctaaagattcTTTTAATGAGGGTATTTTAAGTATATCTGAAAATGGTGAAAATGAAACAGAAacaataaaagttatttatattaaagatGAAAGCAATAAGCAATTCAAATGTAATGACTGTAATAAAACATTTGCTAAAAAGCGTTACTTAAACCAGCATTTAAAAACTCATAGCAAATTAGGTGTATATaactgtaaaatttgtttaaaaagatttaacCATTTTTCCAGCCTAAGGAGACATGATAGGATAGTTCATAAAGGAATtaaaccatttaaatgtgaagTATGTAATAAGGGTAAGTAGATCTACCATTTAGAACACTGTATATAGTATATTTTACCAGTTTGTAAGTCACTTTGGTATAAATACAGCCAACAAACTGTTTGCCATTTTAGTTTTTTAACAAGGTTGGGAAAAATCATACaaattatttatatgaaaattaaaaacaGTGTTGTGTTATAAAGTGAACGGCTAAatgatggaatattatcattatttcgagaaccgtcgagttttgaggtaaatcccgaaacaggttgattcttgttataaaatacccatcttataacgtacatgggGTAAGGATGACGTCACCGGCGTGGGTGTAGTGACGTagtcgttaatttttttaaatagaaatcggtataataTGACACCTGATTCaaacgagaatttaattctctatttaacgacattaactaaaatatttttttaagggtacaaaaacaatttttttttaatttaaattcaactaaattacaactaatgatttagttaataatgtactttaaagtaacccaattatgcataataattattttaaattaaatgttcgaaaagCCATCTATCAgtttcttgacaatatgcgaatctacggacacattcatcaagtaTATTGAGGATtgacttctggagtaattagactcatttcatgcctaattctATATTTCAAGTCTtgtaagttttggggtctattgacataaacttttgattttatgtaaccccacagaaaaaagtctagaggtgttagatctggcgaccttgctggccacgATAAAATCTTGTCTTCCGATCCACCTCCtgggaaagcaatgatttaaaaattgacatacttcacgtgcgtaatgcgaaggggctccatcttgttgaaaccagctattttcactaggtaaatttggattattggcatttggatacatgttagcaaggacaggtacaagttaatttctcaaaaaaaaataacattctcctgttagattttcttcaaagaaaaaagagccaatgattctgtcattaatAATCCCTGCCCCtacatttactttctgaggatattgcgtgtgtgactcagtcatccaatgtgggttttcttgactccaatatctataattttgacgattcacggtaccatgtataaaaaatgtggcttcatcagaaaaaaggatttgattgatgaaatgtggattgcggatacataaatcctgcataatttcagaaaatttAAGCCGGCGATCGGGATCGTCGTTGTTTAATCActgatgtagttgaattttgtagggatgatatttttctttttttaaaatatgtaataccgatcgttgggaaactccatcatattcacccatttgtgttgaactactgtgaggattgtcatgtacatttaataaaatatcaagtttcacattgtcttaattttaggacgcccagcttttggaatatgtttaacatgcccagtttctccaaattttcggactattttacttactgttggtTGACTGATTGGTCTGTCtggatattttgcgttgaataaattgcatacctcTTTCTGTGTTCTTTTTTATCTCTGCATccgctaagaattaatatttctatgcgttgtgtttcatttaggtgagccataatttagtattcaaaagtaaaaattacaattgacaactgatgacaattcacaaaatcaaaacatttacgtcaataaatattacagtaactatgccactatcacttgcttgaattaacatttgacaaaaagtatcagtgtttatgagataactttttgtgtccattatttttacttatttttgcttttttaagtatttacttcagaaagtcatggcaggaactgatggatggcatttcgaacatttaatttaaaataattgttatgtataatttggttactttaaaagtatattatgaattaaatcattagttgaatttaaattgaaaaaattgtttttgtagccttaaaaaaatattttagttaaaaatgtaatgtcgttaaatagagaattaaattctcgtttaaatgaggtgtcgcatgataccgatttctatttaaaaaaattaacgattacgtcactacaTCCACACCGGTaacgtcatccctactccatgtacgttataagatgggtattttataacaaaaatcggcctgtttcgggatttccctcaaaactcgacgtttctcgaaataataataatattccataattgAGCCGTTCACTGTATGTTACAATATTATTcaaattgtaaaatatattctTCAGTTTTAGCAATTATAATtctaaaacataatttatttttaaagaatatgTACAAAGTATATGTggtattaattaaatatattgaaaaataatcATAAAATCTTAAAAAGCAGTTTAGTTAAAGCCTATAGTGGCATCCAACttgtttatataaattatattcaaTGGAATTTACTGGATAAGCCATATAAAATCAGCAAAATTGTAACTTTTCATTCATAATTAAAAACATGTATAGGGATACATGTCTTTAACTATTTGTGTAAAGACTGCCTTAACCTATTTCAAAGACATATGAAAGATTTTTAttggatattttaataaaaactttgcTTACATTTTTAATGTGTTTAAGTTAAATAACTGTAATTTGCTGTTGCTCTTACCTTATAAATACTATATTTTTAGAATTTGGAACTCTTATTAGTAAACAAGAACATTTTAACATTCACACAGGAGAAAGACCATACATGTGCGATATCTGCGGTTCTagctttaaaaaatattctacatacTATTCCCATGATATAAGACATAAAATAAAAAGAGGTGAAATCCCCAAGAGTACAAAAATACCGAAAAAATATCCCAGAAAACcaccaaaatataaaaaagatgtgAGTTCTGTCAAAAGTTTTGAGAAATGTGAGTTTtgtcaaaagtctttttcaagtAAGCGAGCGGTTTCGGTACACAAACTGACTCATTTCGGAGAAAAGTCTTTTTTGTGTACGGAATGTGGTAAAAGTTTCATGAGGAAGAGCTACCTAGACCTACATGTTAGGATCCATACtggtaagtatttttatttttagtgtaaAGCAATTCTGAAGAATAAGCTACAACTATTTGAGATTAATGAAGTCTTGATCTTCTGAACATATGCAACAATATATTCAAcagatttataaataaaaaacttaaaaagtgTACGGAAAATGTACTGGGTGATTAGGGTAACCTAACACTACAATAATGAATTTGGAGGTGCTTCCAGATTGTCTGAAGGATAATTTTGATACCTTTTtgtaataattcatttattttcaaTCAAAGCTTACTATCATATAGGCTACTTTGATGACTACAGAGCTTTAGGGCTCTACAAGGGTGTGACCAGTGGCGGAGCGTCCTTAGGGACCAGGGGGGTCTGCCCCACcaaaaaatatgttatataaatATGTAGATTTTTAGTTATGATTccattttataacattttatataaatatgcatTAAATAATTGATTTGCTCATGTATATTATCGTTTTccctcgtaatacaaaaataatatattgcaCAATTGCGCACCATACCTCTCTATTAATTGTCACCATTCACTGGACTGGGCCGCATCGAATCGTCCGTGTCCGCGGGTCTCATTCGCCGCGGCCCAACAGTATTTCCTTTACAACCTCGTGGCAATCATGTATCTAGAAAcctagatcctttgagataaaggatggactcagacaaggggatgctctggcttgcctcctatttaatattgccttagaaaaggcagtccgagatacacgaattagggacggcggtactgtttacaatagatcgatacaagtcttagcatatgctgatgacattgacataatagggcgtagcaagcgagatgttgagcaatatctcctagaattggaaacagcggcgaaacaggtcggtctagtcatcaacgaagacaaaaccaagtacatgttggttacaaaggatccgatagcaaatgaggaacgagaaacagtctttggaagtcatacctttggacgtgttgacaacttcacataccttgggtcgctattgactgctaccaataaaacaagcaagaaatcaaaagacaaataaatcttacaaatagggcatactatggactccaaaagcatttccactcaagaaacattcaaagaagaactaaaattattatatacaaaacattgctgaggccggccctcacatatggagcagaaagaTGGACTCTAACACAGAAAGATGagagacttttgggaatatttgagcgtaaaatactccgcaaaatatttggagctataaacgaccaagggcagtggcgcagaacatataattttgaattgtatcagctctttgatgagccagatgtcataacgttcattaaaacacagcgacttagatgggctggacacataatacgaatgccagaaaatacgattgctaaaaagctaaccacaggaacacctctaggaagaagaagcaaaggccgaccgcgaattaggtggttagatggagttgaaaccgacttacggatattaaaaatcagaagatggcaacatgttgccagaaaccgaacagaatggcgacgaatcttagagcaggccaagatccacagaggattgtcgagtcaaagatgatgatgatggcaATCATGTATCAGCTGTATCGCATTGCTTATGTTTTTCAACTGTCATCAATAATCCTAGGCAGGTCGTGTAAACTGTTTAGGGGCCCGTTTTGGGCAGCCGATCTGTGTAGAATACGCTGTTTCGGTGTGATAACGTTAATTTAAAATGAACAAAGTAGACTATTTATTACAAAACCCTTTTCATATGTTAAGGATAGAGGGAAAGATTGGAATTAAACAATTAGGTGTGTATCAACCATTATTATTTTGTTAGTATTACTTTGTTTTGGTTTGGTAAAAAATCGTGGTTGATAGTGAGTGAAGAAAAACAAAGCTTAttctgtttttattgtttattgtttaacAGTTAATTATTGTGGACAACTGTAGGTTGTAAAGATCTCAAACATTTAACtgatagaatttaaaaaaatgaagaaagtGCTCTTCATTTAGAAAATGCATCTAAATTTAAACTATTTGATACTCGCAATATTGCTTTAGTGATGGATTCTGCTCATAAAATTTCAGCTCAGAAACACAATGACAGGGCACAACGAATAGGCACGTATTAAATAAAGTTATTGAATGTTTCAAGTATTGTGGCAGGCATTGAACTAGCATTGAGAGGACACAATGAAGCACAGGAATCAGAAAATCGTGGAAAATTTTTAGATTTATTATCCTTGCTTTGTAATCTTGATAGTGTATTAGAAGAACATTTAAATAGTACATATATAAGGTTGATTATGAAAAATTAATCAAAGATATTAATTCTGTCAGTTTTCTTTCTTTAGAAGCTAATCAAACAACAGACATATCCTGCAAAAgactatttgttattattttgcgATATATTAAGGGTGATAAACCTGTTGAACGGATTTCGTCCTTTGAACGCGTGCTAGATCGAACAGCTTACGGCCTCAGTGAGGTTATAAAAAATGCCTAGAACCTTTCAATATTGGAAAGAATAAATCTAAATTATTGGAATGCTTTGAGAAGATCGAGGAGGAAAATGATTGGGATTATATTACAACGATAGAAGTTTATGGTTTAAAATATTTGCTTCTCAATGCACAATTTCTgttctttctttaatttcttGAGTTTCTGTTTTCATGAAATATGTTGATATTTTATATCAAACACCACTTCGAAACAACTGTATCCAAAATACGACGAAATATAGGAATGGATCAAGTTGAACCGTTAGCAAAACATAAATAAACATGGCTCTGAAGAAAATCTCACCACCGATGCCAAAGAAGTATGTGATATAGTGGTTAATTACCTTACAGACCGATTTTAACAATCTAAAATATTTGCCAGTTTTTAAATTAGTTACCCAAAAATTTTTCCTATATTCAGATAAGTGTTCCCTTAGTCAGTACTTTTGCGTCAAGTTACAGTCCTTTAATTTgtaaagataaattaaaaatgAACTTTTAGTGATAAATCGCAAAAAATTTTCTTCAAGTATTCCTTTGAAGAATCAGTTTATGAAGTACACAAACTATTACACATTTTATTAACCACCCCAGTTTCCAACAGCGGAATCATAGCGAACTTTCACCACtttacaaagaattaaaattttcttGGGAATACTATGAGCCAGTGAATTCAGTCTGTCTGTTCGATTTATAAGGAAGTACTTAATGAAATTTCTAACTTTAACAATAGAGTCGTCGACATGTTTGCTAGCCAGAAAACCAGACGTTCTCAACTTTTGTACAAGTATTGGGTAAACCAACAATAGTGTAGCATGTCAAAAATAATTAACTGAACCAATAATACTGTCgttagtaaaaatattattttaaaaagtgctTGTGTAAATCAGTACTAGTGTAATAACTAGAAAAACAATGTTATGATTAGGTTCAAATCAACAAGAATGTAATAACTCGAAATATAGCTATAAAAATTACAAACCTGATTCCGAAATAAAGTGGAAATTCGAAATGATGAGCAAAGCAACACGTGCGTTCTCGATCACTGTTGGTCAACTAAAGATGACATAATATTGTGAGGGGGATGACGACAGTCGGTCAGTTATGAATAATGTCTTGTGGCGCCATCTCTTATTCATTTCTTGCACTATTAAAGCGACAGTTTGATTGACGTGTAAGGAATTGAATTTTACGTGTTATATCAAGTTCAAGATATAGTGTTATGTCGATTTCGAAACATTTTGAGTTGCGACACTATTGTATTATTAGTGCGATATCCAGTATAACGTAGACATAAGACATGTTCAAGATATGTTTAGATTAGAGGGATCATCATATTCCAGTTCAGTAATATTGTTAAAGAGATCAAAAACCATTAAAACtgtcattaaataaaataattaacttaATCTAGCATTATTTGTcaacttatatatatatttttatatactgAATTTTATTACCATTTTAGGTGAAAAACCGCATCATTGCAACGAATGTGGTAAAGATTTTCGACATCCAACAGGTTATAGACATCACTTGCTGATCCATAAAAACAAACGTCCATATAAATGCGACGTATGTGAGAAGAGCTTTGTTCAAATCGGCCATCTAAAGACTCACGTTAAAACCCATACTGGGGAGAAACCATACAAATGTACTTTTTGCGGAAAAGCTTTTGCTCTAAATGGAAATTTAACGGTGCATACTCGAATTCATACAAACGAAAGACCATTCAGGTGTGAGATTTGTTGTTTGGGATTTTTTGATTCTAGTTCTTTGAAGAAACATAAGAGAACGCATGATAGAATTGAAGTTAAAAATGAGGAACCAGGCCAGTAggttaaattttttgtttgtgcTATGCGCGAGGCTCATGTCGTTTTTCTATTGTCAAATACTTCTTTTGTGTCCTTGTTTGTATATACTGTTACTGGTAACAGTACTACTTTTAGGGGGAAGTTATTTTGCTTCTGAATATATGTATAGAGATTTCATCCTTTACCTCACAGAATCTGCATTTTGCCATATCCACTACTTAATTTCAATGTTTTCagatatatatttagggattctacagtattcactgccttccctcgctcaaccgtttccatctctctctgttgttccattctccatcgtttagtcctctcttactcatggcgtcgtctacttcgttcctccaggattttcggggtcgtc
Coding sequences:
- the LOC140443231 gene encoding uncharacterized protein, with protein sequence MENLNVTTQDFMQICRSCLSRNNLSPINQNSINIFDKIADVKIDLNEELPKQLCNECLTKTNSISSFIQTVKNSDVYIRQIYESSKQINFSQQIDDHESDISCDADQDIFSKDSFNEGILSISENGENETETIKVIYIKDESNKQFKCNDCNKTFAKKRYLNQHLKTHSKLGVYNCKICLKRFNHFSSLRRHDRIVHKGIKPFKCEVCNKEFGTLISKQEHFNIHTGERPYMCDICGSSFKKYSTYYSHDIRHKIKRGEIPKSTKIPKKYPRKPPKYKKDVSSVKSFEKCEFCQKSFSSKRAVSVHKLTHFGEKSFLCTECGKSFMRKSYLDLHVRIHTGEKPHHCNECGKDFRHPTGYRHHLLIHKNKRPYKCDVCEKSFVQIGHLKTHVKTHTGEKPYKCTFCGKAFALNGNLTVHTRIHTNERPFRCEICCLGFFDSSSLKKHKRTHDRIEVKNEEPGQ